The proteins below come from a single uncultured Carboxylicivirga sp. genomic window:
- a CDS encoding rhamnogalacturonan acetylesterase — MNLKSLIFLPLLLLIVSCEQEKPVNLLIAGDSTAQSYDTTKTLMRGWAQMLPDFLDSTITVKNHAKAGRSTKSFIEEERWDKLIEDTQAGDYVIIQFGHNDASNRPERHASYPEYRQNLVKMINDVQAKQANPILATSIVMRTFNGKALIDDRLLGYPVITRQIADSLHLPLLDIYSRSRDMVIMLGDEPSKELYMWFGPGLDSLRPDGSQDDTHLREAGATAIAELAAKEIKKLNLKNLSSHVVLPE, encoded by the coding sequence ATGAATTTAAAATCCTTGATATTTCTTCCTCTTTTACTTTTAATCGTCAGTTGTGAACAGGAAAAACCGGTAAACTTATTAATTGCCGGCGATTCAACTGCACAATCATACGATACCACCAAAACATTAATGCGAGGTTGGGCGCAAATGCTTCCTGATTTTCTGGATAGCACAATTACGGTTAAAAACCACGCAAAAGCAGGTCGTAGTACCAAATCGTTTATTGAGGAAGAGCGCTGGGATAAATTAATTGAAGATACCCAAGCTGGCGATTATGTAATTATTCAATTTGGGCACAACGATGCTTCTAATCGCCCCGAACGTCATGCATCTTATCCAGAGTATCGTCAAAATCTGGTAAAGATGATTAATGATGTGCAAGCCAAACAGGCCAACCCTATTTTAGCAACATCAATAGTGATGCGCACCTTTAATGGTAAGGCTTTAATTGACGATCGTTTATTAGGTTACCCTGTAATTACACGCCAAATAGCCGATTCGCTTCATTTGCCATTACTGGATATTTACAGCCGAAGTCGCGATATGGTTATTATGCTGGGCGACGAACCTTCAAAAGAACTGTATATGTGGTTTGGACCCGGACTGGATTCTCTTCGCCCTGATGGTTCACAAGACGACACTCATTTAAGAGAAGCAGGCGCCACTGCAATTGCCGAGTTGGCAGCCAAGGAAATCAAAAAACTCAATCTGAAAAACTTATCATCTCATGTTGTATTACCTGAATAG
- a CDS encoding glycosyl hydrolase: protein MLYYLNRLKPLFFGLVLTFSAACQQDVKWPDESLTTKPGARWWWLGSAVDEANLTYNLEEYSKAGIGALEITPIYGVQNNDENNIDFLSDRWMQVYKHTQNEAHRLNMQIDMNTGTGWPFGGPQVKPEDAASKLIVQEYSLKGGESLKDKIEPKDERQREFAHLACLMALDGNNQPIDLTSKVSDNQLNWTAPKGEWKIIALFEGHTFQQVKRAAPGGKGLVIDHLSETALPHYLQRFTDAFNKNNAPAPGFFFTDSYEVYQADWTPNLLQAFENKFQYKLQDYLPYFLSSEHNDTTARIISDYRELLSELLVNNFTTKWTEWAHQMGSQTRSQAHGSPGNLIDLYAAVDVPECEGFGLSDFHINGLRKDSLTRHNDSDLSMLKYASSAAHISGKQYTSSETFTWLTEHFRTSLSQCKPDLDLMFVSGVNRVYFHGTTYSPKEAEWPGWKFYASVDMSPTNPLWDDAGAFFKYISRVQSFLQMGQPDNDFLVYLPVYDMWHEQDGRLLMFDIHKMQQRAPEFIDVIHQISNAGYDVDYISDAFIKNTQVSNGQLLTSGGSAYKALIVPAAKKMPADVLQQLIKLAKEGAQIIFMDHYPEDVPGFHQLDERRQALQNSLSQLPQSSFEKSEKLSLGSGSIITGSDFVTTLAKTDIQPEELKKEYGLSYIRRKNTDGHHYFISALKQGDTDQWITLAQPFQSAVIFDPLTGKIGKAAIRSKNGCKQVRIQLNSGASMILKTYTSKTLCCSDWPYINEEKKPFVLNNNWQLYFTESTPAITDTFSMPAVQSWTMLPNPNASINMGTAKYTTTFSAHKDMADEWLLDLGDVRETARVTVNGTMVDTLWSVPYRVRIGSYLKEGLNSLEIEVTNLPANRIAEMDREGIQWRKFKEINLVDINYSRNLYSNWEVMPSGLNSEVKLIPVNLSN, encoded by the coding sequence ATGTTGTATTACCTGAATAGATTAAAGCCTCTGTTTTTCGGATTAGTGTTAACCTTTTCTGCAGCATGCCAGCAAGATGTTAAATGGCCCGATGAGTCGCTTACGACCAAACCCGGGGCCCGTTGGTGGTGGCTGGGAAGCGCTGTTGACGAAGCCAATCTTACGTATAACCTCGAAGAATACTCCAAAGCAGGCATTGGCGCTTTGGAAATAACTCCCATTTACGGAGTACAAAACAACGATGAAAACAACATTGATTTTCTATCGGACAGATGGATGCAAGTATACAAACATACGCAAAATGAAGCCCATCGCCTGAACATGCAAATCGACATGAATACGGGTACCGGCTGGCCATTTGGTGGTCCTCAGGTGAAGCCCGAAGATGCAGCATCAAAACTAATTGTTCAGGAATATTCTTTAAAAGGTGGTGAATCATTAAAAGACAAAATTGAGCCCAAAGATGAACGTCAACGCGAATTTGCACACCTGGCTTGCCTAATGGCTCTTGATGGTAATAACCAACCAATTGATTTAACTTCAAAAGTATCAGATAATCAATTAAACTGGACGGCTCCAAAAGGAGAATGGAAAATAATAGCTCTTTTCGAAGGGCATACTTTTCAACAGGTTAAAAGGGCTGCCCCCGGAGGTAAAGGTTTGGTGATTGACCACTTATCAGAAACAGCATTACCTCATTATTTGCAGCGCTTTACCGATGCCTTCAATAAGAACAATGCTCCGGCTCCCGGCTTTTTCTTTACCGACTCTTACGAAGTGTATCAGGCAGACTGGACTCCTAACCTGCTTCAAGCATTCGAAAACAAGTTTCAGTATAAATTACAGGATTACCTACCCTACTTTTTAAGCAGCGAGCATAACGATACCACTGCTCGAATTATTTCTGATTACCGCGAGTTATTAAGCGAACTTCTGGTTAATAATTTCACCACTAAATGGACTGAGTGGGCTCATCAAATGGGTTCTCAAACACGTAGTCAGGCACATGGATCTCCCGGTAATTTAATTGATTTATATGCAGCAGTTGATGTACCCGAATGCGAAGGCTTTGGCTTATCTGATTTTCATATAAACGGGTTACGAAAAGATTCGCTGACACGACATAACGATTCTGATCTATCAATGTTAAAATATGCCTCTTCAGCAGCGCATATATCAGGTAAGCAATATACTTCATCCGAAACATTTACCTGGCTTACCGAACATTTCAGAACGTCTTTATCTCAATGCAAACCAGATCTTGATTTGATGTTTGTATCTGGTGTTAACAGGGTTTATTTCCATGGTACGACTTATAGCCCTAAAGAGGCTGAATGGCCGGGGTGGAAATTTTATGCATCGGTAGATATGAGCCCTACAAACCCACTTTGGGACGATGCAGGAGCATTCTTTAAATACATTTCGCGCGTTCAATCCTTTTTGCAAATGGGGCAACCCGACAATGATTTTCTGGTGTACTTACCTGTTTACGACATGTGGCACGAACAAGACGGACGCCTGTTGATGTTTGATATTCATAAGATGCAACAAAGGGCACCTGAATTTATCGATGTTATTCACCAAATCAGTAATGCAGGTTATGATGTTGACTATATCTCTGATGCTTTTATCAAAAATACACAGGTAAGTAATGGACAATTGCTAACATCAGGTGGTTCGGCATATAAAGCCCTAATAGTGCCCGCGGCAAAAAAGATGCCTGCCGATGTGTTACAACAACTTATAAAACTAGCTAAAGAGGGTGCTCAGATCATTTTCATGGATCATTATCCAGAAGATGTTCCCGGGTTTCATCAGTTAGACGAGCGCCGACAAGCTTTGCAAAACAGTTTATCACAACTTCCTCAAAGCTCTTTTGAGAAAAGTGAAAAACTAAGTTTAGGTAGTGGATCCATCATTACTGGCTCTGACTTTGTAACTACTCTTGCTAAAACAGATATTCAACCAGAAGAGCTGAAGAAAGAATATGGATTATCATACATCCGTAGAAAAAATACCGACGGACACCATTACTTCATCAGTGCTTTGAAACAAGGTGATACAGACCAATGGATCACTTTAGCTCAACCTTTTCAATCGGCCGTTATTTTCGATCCTCTTACCGGAAAAATTGGCAAAGCTGCCATCAGAAGCAAGAATGGATGTAAACAAGTTAGAATTCAGCTAAACTCAGGTGCTTCAATGATTTTAAAAACTTATACATCAAAAACACTTTGTTGTTCTGATTGGCCATATATCAACGAAGAGAAAAAACCTTTTGTATTAAATAACAACTGGCAATTATACTTCACCGAAAGTACTCCTGCAATAACAGATACTTTTAGTATGCCGGCTGTTCAATCGTGGACCATGCTTCCAAATCCAAACGCATCGATTAATATGGGAACGGCCAAGTATACTACTACATTCTCAGCCCATAAAGATATGGCAGACGAGTGGCTACTTGACTTAGGTGATGTACGAGAAACCGCACGTGTAACAGTTAACGGAACAATGGTTGATACACTTTGGTCGGTACCTTATCGCGTTAGAATAGGATCGTACCTAAAAGAAGGCTTAAACTCGCTGGAAATTGAGGTAACCAACCTTCCGGCTAATCGAATTGCCGAAATGGATCGTGAAGGTATACAATGGCGAAAATTTAAAGAGATTAATCTGGTAGACATCAATTATTCAAGAAATCTATATAGCAATTGGGAAGTAATGCCATCGGGCTTAAACAGCGAAGTGAAGTTAATACCGGTAAACTTATCCAATTAG
- a CDS encoding glycosyl hydrolase family 28 protein gives MKKLTFILLLVTINLYAQKEASIPQFEWMKKVGAKSFPQNTQVYSVRDYGAIGDAVELNTKAIQAAIDAAEANGGGIVTFEPGVYLTGSVFIGNNVNFHIPKGTMLIGSQNIEDYKEINTRVAGVEMKWPSALINIIGKNNAAISGTGTIHGKGKVFWDKYWTMRKDYEKKGLRWIVDYDCERPRGILISDSKDITVDGVVLYQSGFWSLHILYSTHVTVSNMIISNNIEGHGPSTDGIDIDSSSFILVENSSINCNDDNFCLKAGRDADGLKVNRPCEYIVIRNCYAGLGAGLFTCGSETSGSIRNVVAYNLKAENTIFGLRFKSAMNRGGTVENIYLSNIEMNKVRYPLSVDLNWNPAYSYSTLPEGYKADEVPEHWNKMLEHVDPKNGTPKFKNITFTDLTATDAEVCMRIGGIKASTIDNFTFKNVSIKGEKSGFIKHARNWDCETLNIVGLDHLSLENNKKVKIEYNDMVNQIITK, from the coding sequence ATGAAGAAGTTAACATTTATACTTTTACTTGTAACCATTAACCTTTATGCTCAAAAAGAAGCATCCATTCCACAATTTGAGTGGATGAAAAAGGTGGGAGCAAAATCCTTTCCTCAGAATACACAAGTATACTCAGTTAGAGATTATGGTGCCATAGGCGATGCAGTAGAGCTAAACACCAAAGCCATTCAGGCTGCCATCGACGCAGCCGAAGCCAATGGGGGTGGTATCGTCACCTTCGAACCGGGTGTATATCTTACCGGATCGGTATTTATTGGCAATAATGTTAACTTTCATATTCCTAAGGGAACCATGCTTATTGGTAGTCAAAACATCGAAGACTACAAAGAGATTAATACACGAGTAGCCGGTGTTGAAATGAAATGGCCATCGGCACTTATCAACATTATTGGTAAAAATAATGCTGCCATATCGGGTACAGGCACAATACATGGCAAAGGAAAAGTATTTTGGGATAAATACTGGACGATGCGTAAAGACTATGAAAAGAAAGGCTTGCGCTGGATTGTAGATTACGATTGCGAACGGCCCCGAGGAATTCTTATTTCGGATAGTAAAGACATTACGGTTGATGGAGTGGTTCTTTACCAATCGGGCTTTTGGAGCTTACACATTCTGTATTCGACTCATGTAACCGTAAGTAACATGATTATCAGTAATAACATTGAAGGTCATGGCCCTAGTACCGATGGAATCGATATTGATTCTTCCTCTTTTATTTTGGTTGAAAACAGCTCAATTAATTGCAACGATGATAACTTTTGCCTGAAAGCCGGCCGTGATGCAGATGGATTAAAAGTGAATCGTCCTTGCGAATACATTGTAATACGCAATTGCTATGCAGGTTTAGGAGCAGGTCTGTTTACCTGTGGTAGCGAAACATCGGGAAGCATTCGCAATGTAGTGGCTTATAACCTGAAGGCTGAAAATACCATCTTTGGCTTGCGCTTTAAAAGTGCCATGAACAGAGGCGGAACCGTCGAAAACATCTATTTATCCAACATCGAAATGAATAAGGTACGTTATCCATTATCTGTTGATTTAAATTGGAATCCGGCTTACAGCTATTCAACCCTCCCCGAAGGGTATAAAGCAGATGAAGTGCCCGAACACTGGAACAAAATGCTTGAACATGTTGACCCCAAAAATGGTACACCTAAATTCAAAAATATCACCTTTACTGATTTAACGGCTACCGATGCCGAAGTTTGCATGCGCATAGGTGGTATTAAAGCCAGCACAATTGATAACTTTACTTTTAAGAATGTATCTATTAAAGGCGAAAAATCAGGTTTTATCAAACATGCACGTAACTGGGATTGCGAAACCCTTAACATTGTTGGCTTGGATCATCTATCGCTTGAGAATAACAAAAAAGTTAAGATCGAATACAACGATATGGTTAATCAGATAATAACAAAATAA
- a CDS encoding glycoside hydrolase family 2 TIM barrel-domain containing protein has protein sequence MNRNLYLICILMLFPFITNGQETEQLYLSGTGLDNTVTWDFYCSDGHNSGKWGKIEVPSQWELQGYGEYSYGRWYKKNEEVSKETGTYRYSFKVPKSWTDKQVNIIFEGSMTDTEVFINGHKAGATHQGGFYRFSYNISDKLLIGKKNRLEVIVHKHSENASINRAERMADWWLFGGIYRPVYLEAKPQQAITHVAVDAQANGTLNAEVDLSAPISGAKIVASIEPLTGQGSFKEVTLPLNDNELKQTISTKWDNVISWNPEYPQLYVLNLKLVDQANKTLHSWNSRIGFRTVEFRPKDGFYVNDTKIIMKGINRHSFHPDGGRTTSREISKQDVLLMKEMNINAVRFHYPPDQHFLEMCDSLGLFVMDELAGWQNCYDSKVGPKLQKEMLMRDVNHPSIVVWSNGNEGGWNYDLDAHFADYDPQKRHVIHPWADFNDVDAHHYPTYLTGVARFTNGYKVFLPTEFMHGMYDQGHGAGLEDFWLNWTSHPLFAGAFMWAFCDNSVKRSDRGGKLDSDDFRAPDGIVGPYREKEGSVFTVREVWAPIQFKKLFITPSFKGNFTISNTYLFTNLNDCSAQYRLYSIDSPLKGANKKVISEGTVNLPALNPGETGMAHMELPDHFFDADVLEIEAFDPHGKAICNWSWPVKYASEYFKTQESEIQNTQKVKVVEQNNATTLSANGVSVRFNQTNGQLEEVSNANGVIPFNNGPVAVGMKIQFKECYARQDEKTAQFVAKYLGAIDSIVWTMDADGLLKMDAVMLNRARGGQGFDDAFTDNEIYNLGLTFSYPEELAKGMEWFGRGPYRVWKNRIKGTNYNLWQKDYNNTITGESDYGLTYPEFKGYHANLYWATIESDKAPFTVYAETDGVFMRVFTPEEPHGRQDGKATMPAFPEGDISFLYDIPAIRSFKPTSQQGPHSQPGNIRIKVGDEGIRMVLNFDFR, from the coding sequence ATGAACCGCAACTTATATTTAATCTGCATACTAATGCTGTTTCCATTTATAACCAATGGGCAGGAAACGGAACAGCTTTATTTGTCAGGAACAGGCTTAGACAATACTGTCACCTGGGATTTTTATTGTTCCGATGGTCATAACAGTGGTAAATGGGGCAAAATAGAAGTGCCATCGCAATGGGAATTGCAAGGCTATGGAGAGTATTCTTATGGCCGATGGTACAAAAAAAACGAAGAAGTTTCGAAAGAAACAGGTACCTATCGCTACTCGTTTAAAGTACCCAAATCGTGGACTGACAAACAGGTAAACATTATTTTTGAAGGTTCTATGACCGACACTGAGGTTTTTATCAACGGGCATAAAGCCGGCGCTACACATCAGGGTGGTTTTTATCGTTTCTCATACAACATCAGCGATAAGTTATTAATAGGAAAGAAAAACCGCTTGGAAGTAATTGTTCATAAACACTCGGAGAATGCCAGCATCAACCGTGCAGAACGAATGGCCGACTGGTGGTTGTTCGGAGGCATCTATCGTCCGGTGTACCTAGAAGCCAAACCTCAACAAGCCATTACTCATGTGGCTGTTGATGCACAGGCCAATGGTACATTAAACGCCGAGGTTGATTTATCTGCCCCAATAAGCGGAGCTAAAATAGTTGCTTCCATCGAGCCTCTTACAGGCCAAGGCAGCTTTAAAGAAGTTACACTTCCGTTAAATGATAATGAGCTAAAACAAACCATTAGTACTAAATGGGACAATGTTATTAGCTGGAATCCTGAGTATCCTCAGTTATATGTATTAAACCTTAAGCTGGTTGATCAAGCAAATAAAACACTGCATTCCTGGAATTCGCGCATTGGTTTCCGCACGGTTGAGTTCCGCCCTAAAGACGGATTCTATGTGAACGATACCAAAATCATCATGAAAGGTATTAACCGTCACTCGTTTCATCCTGATGGAGGAAGAACCACCAGCCGCGAAATTAGCAAGCAGGATGTTTTGTTAATGAAAGAAATGAACATCAATGCCGTTCGTTTTCACTATCCTCCCGATCAGCACTTTTTAGAAATGTGCGATTCTTTGGGCTTATTTGTAATGGACGAATTGGCCGGATGGCAAAACTGCTACGACTCTAAAGTTGGGCCTAAATTACAGAAAGAAATGCTGATGCGCGATGTGAATCATCCCAGCATAGTTGTATGGAGTAACGGTAACGAAGGAGGATGGAACTACGATTTAGACGCTCACTTTGCCGATTACGATCCTCAAAAAAGACATGTGATACATCCATGGGCCGATTTTAACGATGTGGATGCTCACCACTACCCTACTTACCTTACAGGCGTAGCCCGCTTTACCAATGGCTACAAAGTATTTTTACCTACTGAATTTATGCATGGTATGTACGATCAGGGTCATGGTGCCGGACTGGAAGATTTTTGGTTAAACTGGACTTCGCATCCATTGTTTGCCGGAGCTTTTATGTGGGCATTTTGCGATAATTCGGTGAAACGTTCTGATAGAGGAGGCAAACTCGATTCGGATGATTTCCGCGCTCCCGATGGTATTGTGGGGCCTTATCGCGAAAAAGAAGGCAGCGTATTTACCGTACGCGAGGTATGGGCTCCAATACAGTTTAAAAAGTTGTTTATCACTCCTTCATTCAAAGGAAACTTTACCATTTCGAACACTTACTTGTTTACCAACTTAAACGACTGTAGTGCCCAGTACCGCCTTTACTCCATCGATTCACCGTTAAAAGGTGCTAATAAAAAAGTAATTAGCGAAGGAACTGTTAACCTACCCGCTCTTAATCCGGGCGAAACAGGAATGGCTCATATGGAGCTTCCTGATCATTTCTTCGATGCCGATGTGTTAGAGATAGAGGCTTTCGATCCTCATGGTAAAGCAATTTGCAACTGGTCGTGGCCTGTTAAATATGCCAGCGAATACTTTAAAACACAGGAATCAGAGATACAAAACACTCAGAAAGTGAAAGTAGTGGAACAAAACAATGCTACCACTCTATCGGCCAATGGCGTATCGGTTCGTTTTAATCAAACCAACGGCCAGCTCGAAGAAGTGAGCAATGCCAATGGTGTTATTCCGTTTAACAATGGTCCGGTGGCAGTTGGTATGAAAATACAGTTTAAAGAGTGCTACGCTCGTCAGGATGAAAAAACAGCTCAATTTGTGGCCAAGTATCTGGGTGCTATTGATTCAATTGTATGGACCATGGATGCCGACGGACTTTTAAAGATGGATGCGGTGATGCTGAATCGTGCCCGCGGTGGCCAAGGCTTCGACGATGCTTTTACCGATAATGAGATTTACAACCTTGGATTAACATTCTCGTACCCCGAAGAGTTGGCCAAGGGAATGGAATGGTTTGGACGTGGGCCTTACCGCGTGTGGAAAAACCGCATCAAAGGTACCAACTACAACCTGTGGCAAAAAGATTACAATAATACCATCACCGGCGAAAGCGATTATGGTTTAACTTATCCTGAGTTTAAAGGATATCATGCCAACCTGTATTGGGCTACCATTGAATCGGACAAAGCACCTTTTACAGTATATGCCGAAACCGATGGCGTATTTATGAGGGTATTTACCCCTGAAGAACCTCACGGACGTCAGGATGGGAAAGCTACTATGCCTGCTTTCCCCGAAGGAGATATATCGTTTTTATACGACATCCCGGCCATCAGGTCGTTTAAACCTACTTCGCAACAAGGGCCACACAGTCAGCCGGGTAATATCCGCATTAAAGTAGGCGACGAAGGCATACGTATGGTATTGAATTTTGATTTTAGATAG
- a CDS encoding glycosyl hydrolase 115 family protein, with amino-acid sequence MKLFLRLVLLSGLCILWSCSGHQSDFIITSGKDHVVICVDNSEDELIKWAANELADDLEALTGIRPRVVFSDTRSKDTKTPVIYIGQQSGSLIQSLGANLKDDEPKWESFHIQTKGKSLYIAGSDVRGTVYGVFELAEQMGVSPWKWWADVKPQPIDKIKVHIPEGGIQQSPSVKFRGVFLNDEDWGLQPWAAKTFEPETGDIGPKTYEKIFQLLLRLKANTIWPAMHHCTNAFFSVEGNKEMAARYHIVLGSSHAEPMLRNNVREWSKEDRGQFNYFTNSSNVKQYWQERIDEIKEAGNECILSIGMRGIHDSKMEGASNQQEMVAIMDTIFRDQRSLISSTLGKTVAEIPQVLVPYKEVLDLYNAGLEVPDDVTLMWCDDNYGYIRRLSNDQEQKRSGGAGVYYHISYWGRPHDYLWLSTTQPGLIWFEMNRAYQNGARNMWIANVGDIKPNEYGMELFLNMAWDINSVTATTLHQHLLNYCTREFGSKKADVIADIMQEYYRLAFLRRPEFMGWSQTEPTTVTHHSAFSSSVNNNELMRRIENYEVLTEKLDEVKLDIDDHLQDAFFQLVEYPVRGAAWMNRKFLFAQLADEAQSNNEKALYTQKAQRAYKQIQELTAQYNSMEDGKWNYMMNAAPRNLPVFHMPEISDTLMQTDSVKPYDGEEPFFIQAADFDRQKTPDEVQWQVVDGLGYSGKAITLLPLNNREFRDEKPWVSYHFKVKEPGKYIIQVRCLPTHANNFDHQLSVKVDDEPASVYHLNTRGRSREWKENVLRNAQVINKEISISEKGKHHLVLEVNQTGIVIDQLAVIPAGYPAFYEIPNE; translated from the coding sequence ATGAAGTTGTTTTTGCGACTCGTTTTACTATCGGGCCTATGTATCTTATGGTCTTGTTCCGGACACCAGTCCGATTTTATCATTACTTCGGGTAAAGATCATGTGGTTATTTGTGTTGATAATAGCGAAGACGAGCTGATTAAGTGGGCTGCTAATGAATTGGCCGATGATTTGGAAGCTTTAACAGGTATAAGACCCAGAGTGGTATTTTCCGATACCCGAAGTAAAGACACCAAAACCCCGGTGATATATATCGGGCAACAAAGTGGTAGTTTAATTCAATCGTTGGGTGCTAATTTAAAAGATGATGAACCAAAGTGGGAAAGCTTTCATATTCAAACAAAGGGTAAAAGTTTATACATAGCCGGAAGTGATGTTAGGGGTACTGTTTATGGTGTGTTTGAACTGGCAGAACAAATGGGTGTTTCGCCCTGGAAGTGGTGGGCCGATGTTAAGCCTCAGCCAATTGATAAAATAAAAGTACATATTCCGGAAGGTGGTATTCAGCAGTCGCCTTCGGTTAAGTTTCGAGGTGTCTTTTTAAATGACGAGGATTGGGGACTTCAGCCCTGGGCTGCCAAAACCTTCGAACCCGAAACAGGTGATATTGGCCCTAAAACATACGAGAAAATATTTCAGCTATTGCTTCGCTTGAAAGCCAATACCATATGGCCGGCCATGCATCATTGTACCAACGCCTTTTTTTCGGTGGAGGGAAACAAAGAAATGGCGGCACGTTATCATATTGTGTTAGGATCAAGCCATGCCGAACCCATGCTTCGAAACAATGTGCGAGAGTGGAGTAAGGAAGATCGAGGTCAATTCAACTACTTTACCAACAGTAGCAATGTAAAGCAATACTGGCAAGAGCGTATCGATGAGATTAAAGAGGCGGGTAACGAATGTATTTTAAGTATTGGTATGCGTGGTATTCACGATTCGAAAATGGAAGGTGCATCTAACCAGCAGGAGATGGTTGCCATTATGGATACCATATTCCGCGATCAGCGCAGCTTAATCAGCAGTACGCTGGGTAAAACGGTAGCCGAAATTCCGCAGGTACTGGTGCCTTATAAAGAGGTGCTTGATTTATACAATGCAGGCCTTGAGGTACCCGATGATGTTACCCTGATGTGGTGCGACGATAATTACGGATATATCCGCCGACTTAGTAACGATCAGGAGCAGAAACGATCGGGTGGTGCCGGAGTTTATTACCATATCAGTTATTGGGGGCGTCCGCACGATTACCTGTGGTTGAGTACCACACAACCCGGTTTAATATGGTTTGAAATGAACCGTGCTTACCAAAATGGTGCGCGCAATATGTGGATTGCCAATGTGGGTGATATCAAACCCAACGAGTATGGAATGGAGCTGTTTTTAAATATGGCCTGGGATATTAACAGTGTAACAGCCACCACGCTTCATCAGCATTTACTTAATTATTGCACACGTGAGTTCGGAAGCAAAAAGGCTGATGTTATTGCCGATATCATGCAAGAATATTATCGCCTGGCGTTTTTACGTCGCCCTGAGTTTATGGGCTGGAGCCAGACAGAACCTACTACTGTAACGCATCATTCAGCTTTTTCATCATCGGTAAATAACAATGAGTTGATGCGTCGTATTGAGAATTATGAGGTGCTTACAGAAAAATTAGATGAGGTAAAACTTGATATAGATGATCATTTACAAGATGCCTTTTTTCAGTTGGTTGAGTATCCGGTGAGAGGAGCTGCATGGATGAATCGTAAGTTTTTATTTGCACAGCTGGCCGATGAAGCCCAAAGTAATAACGAAAAAGCATTGTACACTCAAAAGGCCCAAAGAGCCTATAAGCAAATACAGGAGCTTACCGCTCAATATAATTCAATGGAGGATGGTAAGTGGAATTATATGATGAATGCGGCACCTCGTAATCTGCCGGTTTTTCATATGCCTGAGATATCGGATACATTAATGCAAACAGATTCGGTAAAGCCATACGATGGCGAGGAGCCATTTTTTATACAGGCTGCTGATTTCGATCGTCAGAAAACACCCGATGAGGTGCAATGGCAGGTGGTTGATGGATTGGGTTACAGTGGTAAAGCCATTACTCTGCTTCCGTTGAATAACCGTGAGTTTCGGGATGAAAAGCCATGGGTAAGCTATCATTTTAAAGTAAAAGAACCGGGTAAGTACATCATTCAGGTGAGGTGTTTGCCAACACATGCCAATAATTTCGATCATCAGCTTAGTGTAAAGGTAGATGATGAACCGGCATCGGTTTATCATCTGAATACCCGTGGACGAAGCCGCGAATGGAAGGAGAATGTGCTGCGTAATGCACAAGTGATTAATAAAGAAATAAGCATTAGCGAAAAAGGAAAGCATCACCTGGTATTAGAGGTAAATCAAACGGGTATTGTAATAGATCAGTTGGCAGTAATTCCGGCTGGCTATCCTGCCTTTTATGAGATACCCAATGAGTAG